Proteins encoded within one genomic window of Cryptosporangium aurantiacum:
- a CDS encoding L-aspartate oxidase, giving the protein MKAAGTAPRRLLAPSPGWTVTADVCVIGSGVAGLCAALHAREAGLSVVVVTKVNIDDGSTRWAQGGIAAVLDPLDTPAAHAQDTLIAGVGLCDPAAVDVLTREGPARLHELIRVGAEFDRNPDGSLMLTREGGHHANRIVHAGGDATGAEVQRALHAAIHRDAGIRLIEHALVLDLLTGADGRAAGVSLHVLGEGSEDGVGAVLARAVVLATGGLGQVFASTTNPAVSTGDGVALALRAGAVVTDLEFVQFHPTALYLGANAPAGQQPLVSEAMRGEGAYLRNGAGERFMVGRHELAELAPRDVVAKNITREMLAEGVEHVWLDARHLGADFLEHRFPSILARARQSGIDPVTDLVPVAPAAHYASGGVRTDLRGRTSVPGLYACGEVACTGVHGANRLASNSLLEGLVFAGRIGADLAKDLPPQAEPVDVEGSGLEHFVVSSTVREDLQHAMVRGAGVLRSADSLRSTMETLTQLGGKRSMDPRPVNWEVTNLHTVATALVGAALAREETRGCHWREDFPDAVDAWRGHLLAAIAPDGALTETYEAMT; this is encoded by the coding sequence ATGAAGGCTGCCGGCACCGCCCCGCGGCGGCTGCTCGCACCGTCACCGGGCTGGACCGTCACCGCGGACGTCTGCGTGATCGGATCCGGGGTCGCCGGGCTCTGCGCCGCGCTGCACGCGCGGGAGGCGGGCCTGTCGGTCGTGGTCGTGACCAAGGTCAACATCGACGACGGCTCGACCAGGTGGGCGCAGGGCGGCATCGCGGCCGTGCTCGACCCGCTCGACACCCCCGCGGCGCACGCGCAGGACACGCTGATCGCCGGCGTCGGGCTGTGCGACCCGGCCGCGGTGGACGTCCTCACCCGCGAGGGCCCGGCGCGGCTGCACGAGCTGATCCGGGTCGGCGCGGAGTTCGACCGCAACCCGGACGGCTCGCTGATGCTGACCCGCGAGGGCGGCCACCACGCGAACCGGATCGTGCACGCGGGCGGCGACGCCACCGGTGCCGAGGTGCAGCGGGCGCTGCACGCCGCCATCCACCGCGACGCCGGCATCCGGCTGATCGAGCACGCGCTCGTGCTCGACCTGCTCACCGGCGCCGACGGGCGGGCGGCGGGGGTCAGCCTGCACGTGCTCGGCGAGGGTTCCGAGGACGGCGTCGGCGCGGTGCTGGCCAGGGCCGTCGTGCTCGCGACCGGCGGGCTCGGACAGGTCTTCGCGTCCACCACGAACCCGGCCGTCTCCACCGGCGACGGGGTCGCGCTCGCGCTGCGCGCCGGAGCCGTCGTCACCGACCTGGAGTTCGTCCAGTTCCACCCGACGGCGCTGTACCTGGGGGCGAACGCCCCGGCTGGCCAGCAACCGCTGGTGAGCGAGGCGATGCGCGGTGAGGGCGCCTACCTCCGCAACGGCGCCGGCGAACGGTTCATGGTCGGGCGGCACGAGCTGGCCGAGCTCGCGCCCCGGGACGTCGTCGCGAAGAACATCACCAGGGAGATGCTCGCCGAGGGCGTCGAGCACGTCTGGCTGGACGCCCGCCACCTCGGTGCTGACTTCCTCGAGCACCGATTCCCGTCGATCCTGGCGCGGGCCCGCCAGTCCGGCATCGATCCGGTCACCGACCTGGTGCCGGTGGCGCCCGCCGCGCACTACGCGTCCGGCGGTGTCCGCACCGACCTGCGCGGGCGAACCAGCGTCCCCGGTCTATACGCCTGCGGCGAGGTGGCGTGCACCGGCGTGCACGGCGCGAACCGGCTGGCCTCGAACTCGCTGCTGGAGGGGTTGGTGTTCGCCGGGCGGATCGGCGCCGACCTCGCGAAGGACCTGCCGCCCCAGGCCGAGCCGGTCGACGTCGAGGGCAGCGGGCTCGAACACTTCGTGGTGTCGTCCACCGTGCGGGAAGACCTGCAGCACGCGATGGTCCGGGGCGCGGGGGTACTGCGCTCCGCTGACTCGCTCCGGTCCACCATGGAAACCCTCACCCAGCTCGGCGGCAAGCGCTCGATGGACCCACGCCCGGTGAACTGGGAGGTCACGAACCTCCACACGGTCGCGACCGCGCTGGTCGGCGCCGCGCTGGCCCGCGAAGAGACCCGCGGC